From Plectropomus leopardus isolate mb chromosome 17, YSFRI_Pleo_2.0, whole genome shotgun sequence, a single genomic window includes:
- the crlf3 gene encoding cytokine receptor-like factor 3 — translation MSVEVDLLLQEAKESIEAAQNYRSELQQRLHGLNQARKQVRGSSGQAREALRRHFTELQAAATRLLTERLATLLAEVDAIEADSVKPLDDCQSLIEHGVGQADELLREGEAALRCGLGEKEDKLGSFTKKAMHIQLDSLPEVPALVDVPCVSAQLDDSLLGLLRDRVSRLGSVSSHPPVQIEELQERPGSILVRWCKVDEDFAAADYRLQYRRSGSGGSQYEDAYIGRDFEFLVLHLDPHTDYLFKVCARGEGRTEWSPWSIPQTGYTTLAPHEWCPGTEGYILSSRRNIALRSDSSQSRCPVLYSKAPTYFCGQTLTFKISAAGQIDRRDSLGVCVDSDKGAESLQRDQAVCISTNGAVFVNGKEMTNQLPAITVGSAVTFDMEVVNLFPVSNNNVSEGGNFKLRVTIGSGNREVVFDWLVDQAVDCLFFGCSFVHSGWKVLVF, via the exons ATGTCTGTGGAGGTGGACTTGTTGCTGCAGGAGGCGAAAGAAAGCATTGAGGCTGCCCAAAACTACCGCAGTGAACTCCAGCAGCGCCTGCATGGCCTGAACCAGGCCCGCAAACAG GTCCGGGGCAGCTCGGGTCAGGCCCGCGAGGCTCTCCGGCGGCACTTCACGGAGCTGCAGGCGGCAGCGACTCGGCTGCTGACGGAGCGATTGGCCACCCTGCTGGCCGAGGTTGACGCCATAGAGGCGGACAGCGTCAAACCACTAGATGACTGCCAGAGCCTCATTGAGCACGGAGTGGGCCAGGCCGACGAGCTGCTGAGAGAGG gggAAGCAGCTCTGCGTTGTGGTCTCGGGGAGAAGGAGGACAAACTGGGCAGTTTCACCAAGAAGGCCATGCACATTCAACTGGACAG cttACCAGAGGTCCCAGCGTTGGTGGACGTGCCGTGTGTTTCAGCCCAGCTGGACGACTCCCTGCTGGGTCTGCTGAGGGACCGGGTGTCCCGCCTCGGCTCTGTCTCCTCCCACCCGCCCGTCCAGATagaagagctgcaggagaggcCGGGCAGCATCTTGGTCCGCTGGTGTAAG GTGGATGAGGACTTTGCAGCAGCAGACTACCGGCTGCAGTACCGGCGTTCTGGCAGCGGGGGGAGCCAGTACGAAGACGCCTACATTGGACGGGACTTCGAGTTCCTGGTTCTTCACCTTGACCCTCACACTGATTATCTGTTTAAGGTCTGCGCCCGTGGGGAGGGTCGCACTGAGTGGAGCCCCTGGAGCATCCCACAGACGGGATACACCACACTCGCACCGCATG AGTGGTGTCCAGGCACTGAGGGCTACATCCTGAGCAGCAGGAGAAACATCGCTCTGCGCAGTGACTCGTCTCAGTCACGCTGCCCCGTCCTCTACTCCAAAGCACCCACCTACTTCTGTGGTCAGACACTCACCTTCAA gattTCTGCAGCAGGTCAGATAGATCGGAGGGACAGTTTGGGCGTGTGCGTGGACAGTGACAAGGGGGCAGAGTCACTTCAGAGAGACCAGGCCGTCTGCATTTCAACCAACG GTGCTGTATTTGTTAACGGCAAAGAGATGACCAATCAGCTTCCTGCCATCACTGTGGGCTCTGCCGTGACCTTCGACATGGAGGTGGTGAACCTGTTTCCCGTCAGCAACAACAACGTGAGCGAAGGGGGCAACTTCAAGCTGAGGGTGACCATCGGCTCAGGGAATCGGGAGGTGGTGTTTGATTGGCTGGTAGACCAGGCAGTGGACTGCCTCTTCTTTGGTTGTTCCTTTGTCCACTCCGGCTGGAAGGTGCTCGTGTTTTAA